The Vibrio tasmaniensis genome includes a region encoding these proteins:
- a CDS encoding bifunctional metallophosphatase/5'-nucleotidase — protein sequence MTKKNKPTKIVLAHINDTHSYFEPTSLQLSLKMNSHIIEPYVSTGGFARISTRFKQIEQDAQRQKVGTLFLHAGDCFQGTLYFSLFKGKANADLLNALNIDAMTLGNHELDMGNEPVAIFAKRIKFPLLAGNWNLSNEDINKTHTLADNEIVKPYLTVTRSASFITKEFDGEKVAIFGLSIDKMAGIANPDIDTPFENALETAKATIEQIHKAGINKIVLLSHLGYEADLELAANVSGIGVIVGGHSHRLQGDFSDIGLVKDDDYGVKVGDTYVVQAGFHAISLGHCEIEFDSQGKVTHFNGKNELLLGRRLFIDAKLSEVGQDDAHDMACEFLNNHPNIAVCKKDPELQSILTDKYQPRVRKLQQQVIAHADTTLRHIRIPDEKGPSQLAPLVAQSFHYLMNKKGHQVEFAIHNSGGVRNSLNSGDVSVADIAGKLLPFAVPIGVYEVKGETIAGMLEGAINNALDNGVVGTGSGSFPYTHNLRFCYHKEAPLGHRIHHLEIHSEALGWQAVSRDRVYRGTSSAYTMKGKEGYNAVLDMIGDGVVTTDSMADCFIEFLQDHPESLQHNEPLNCMECFR from the coding sequence ATGACTAAAAAGAATAAGCCGACAAAAATAGTGTTGGCACACATCAACGACACCCACTCATACTTTGAACCAACCTCATTACAGTTATCACTTAAAATGAACAGCCACATCATAGAACCTTATGTGAGTACTGGTGGCTTTGCTCGAATCTCAACACGCTTTAAGCAAATTGAACAAGATGCTCAGCGTCAGAAGGTTGGAACCCTGTTCCTGCATGCTGGTGACTGCTTTCAAGGCACTTTGTACTTCTCCTTATTCAAGGGAAAAGCCAACGCAGATCTGTTGAATGCCCTTAATATAGATGCCATGACTCTTGGCAACCATGAGTTAGACATGGGGAATGAGCCCGTTGCGATTTTCGCTAAAAGAATTAAATTTCCATTGTTAGCAGGTAACTGGAACCTATCGAATGAGGATATCAATAAAACTCATACCTTAGCGGACAACGAAATTGTTAAGCCTTATCTGACTGTAACGCGAAGTGCCTCTTTTATAACGAAAGAGTTTGATGGCGAGAAGGTTGCAATATTCGGCTTAAGCATCGACAAGATGGCAGGCATTGCTAATCCAGATATCGATACACCATTTGAAAATGCTTTAGAAACCGCAAAAGCGACCATTGAGCAGATTCATAAAGCTGGCATCAACAAGATTGTGTTGCTCAGTCACCTTGGTTACGAAGCTGATTTAGAGCTAGCGGCCAACGTTTCAGGTATTGGCGTCATTGTTGGAGGGCATAGCCACCGTTTGCAAGGTGACTTCTCTGATATCGGCTTAGTTAAAGACGATGATTACGGCGTGAAAGTCGGTGACACCTATGTAGTACAAGCGGGTTTCCACGCCATTAGCCTAGGGCACTGCGAAATCGAGTTCGATTCTCAAGGCAAAGTGACGCACTTTAACGGCAAAAATGAGCTGCTGTTAGGACGTCGACTGTTTATAGACGCGAAATTGAGTGAAGTAGGGCAAGACGATGCCCACGACATGGCGTGTGAGTTTTTAAACAATCACCCTAATATTGCAGTGTGTAAAAAAGATCCTGAGCTGCAGAGCATTCTGACGGATAAATACCAGCCGAGAGTTCGAAAACTTCAACAACAAGTTATTGCTCATGCAGACACTACACTGCGCCATATTCGGATCCCGGATGAGAAAGGTCCAAGTCAGCTTGCTCCGTTGGTTGCTCAATCATTTCACTACTTGATGAATAAGAAAGGACATCAAGTTGAGTTTGCTATCCACAACTCTGGTGGAGTGCGAAATTCACTCAATAGTGGTGATGTATCCGTTGCCGATATTGCCGGAAAACTACTACCGTTTGCCGTACCCATTGGTGTGTATGAAGTAAAAGGTGAAACGATCGCGGGTATGCTTGAAGGGGCAATCAATAACGCATTGGATAATGGCGTTGTAGGGACAGGCTCAGGCAGCTTTCCTTATACGCATAACCTAAGGTTTTGTTACCACAAGGAAGCGCCTCTTGGGCATAGAATCCATCATTTAGAAATTCATTCTGAAGCATTGGGATGGCAGGCTGTTTCTCGAGATCGAGTCTATCGGGGCACGTCGTCAGCCTACACTATGAAAGGAAAAGAGGGCTATAACGCCGTTTTGGATATGATAGGTGATGGTGTGGTGACGACCGACTCAATGGCAGATTGTTTCATCGAGTTTCTACAAGACCACCCAGAGTCGCTTCAACACAATGAGCCATTAAATTGCATGGAGTGCTTTAGATAA